The DNA window AAGAAATTAGTTAAAACCATGCATGCTTAACGGGACGATTCGGCGAAACCACTTTGGAACCGGCCCTTTAATCCCGGAATTGGACCCAGTAAGGATGAACCAGCCCCCAAGCACCGCCTCAAATCCATTAGTTAATGGATTGATCCGGTTACCAGTTCCGGAACCGAAACTAGTCCAAAACAATAACTACGAAACTGTTAAGCATGTCTGATTAAAACTATCTTCATTAGTCACATCATTACTAGAAGACATCATTAGTCGTGGAAATTATATTAACAATGAATGCCTTCAGAAACAACTACTAATTAGTTTAATAAACAAAATATGAGCGGAATTAAACGCGTACCTCTAAATTAAGTACAAAACTTCCCTGGCCTCCGATGCCTCTCCTACCTCTCCTGCCTCTGATGCCTATCCTACCTCCCTTGCCTCTGACGCCTCTGCGACCTCCATCTCCATAGTCCCGGCTACCTTCGACTTCTATACCTCCTCCGACGTCTCCTACGCCTTCAACACCACCGTTGTCGTCACCGCCGCCACCTCCGACGCATCCCCAGCCTCCAACGCCTCCCTCACCTCCGAAGCCTCCACCACCTCCGACATCGACGCCGCCTCCCCCATCTCCGCCGCCGACATCTCTCCCACCTACAACGCCTCCATCGTCGTCGCCACCTCCCCCACCTCCCTCACCTCCAATGCCTTCATCGTCGCTGTCACTTTCCCCGCATCCCTCACCTCCAATGTCCTCCATCGTCGTCGTCACTTTCCCCACCTCTACCTCCGATGCCTCCCTCGTCGTTGTTGCCGCCTATGATTTCTCCCTCGCCTCCAACACCTCTATTTTCGATGCTGCATCTAAAGCCTCCTACTCCTCCTCCATCGCTTCCGACGCCTCCCCGGCCTCCATTGCCTCCCATCGTCGTCACCGCCTCCAACACCTCCCCCACCCCCGACGTCTATCATCATCACCGCTGCTCTGCCTCCGATGTCTCCCCCGCCTCTATTGCCTCCGCCGTTGTCGCCGCCTCTGACATCTCCCCCACCTCCGATGCCTCCATTGCCTCCGCCTCCGACGTCTCCCCAACCTCCATTGCCTCCGCCGTCTCCAACATCTCCCCCACCTCTGATGCTTCAATCGTCGTCACTGCCGCCTCcgccttttaaaaaaaaattaaaaatctagCATAACGGAAATATCCAAACATCTTGTATATAATGTATAGGATATAACAAAAAAATCAATCTCTAAGCCTGGCATATAGAAATAATCAAAAAAACGTAACCTAAGATATAGACAATACTGAAACTAACTCAACTGAATCACAGAGTGTATGGATAGTAATATAGAACCTAATACCTATCATTTAAGAACAAAATATACACACACTTAGAACTTTTTTCACTGTAAATGCTTGGTGACCTTATTAGTTAGGGAAAATTATAATAACGATGTTTGCTTTATAAACAACAACTAATTAATAACCGATAGTTTATGTTTGATATAATGGCCACAAAAATGATTTCTAAGTAGTTCAAAATTCATGTAAATTTTATCTCCATCACATTTTGAATT is part of the Primulina eburnea isolate SZY01 chromosome 1, ASM2296580v1, whole genome shotgun sequence genome and encodes:
- the LOC140828606 gene encoding uncharacterized protein isoform X1 produces the protein MEDIGGEGCGESDSDDEGIGGEGGGGGGDDDGGVVGGRDVGGGDGGGGVDVGGGGGFGGEGGVGGWGCVGGGGGDDNGGVEGVGDVGGGIEVEGSRDYGDGGRRGVRGKGGRIGIRGRRGRRGIGGQGSFVLNLEEWSIDRSSGRMGFSGTRWSGVERKCTP